The Deinococcus aerophilus genomic sequence CGTGCGGATACACTGGGGGCTGTGCTGAACCTGCTGCGAAAGCCTGCTGTAACGTCCGCCGAACTCGAAGGCGGGCTGGCGCAACTGGGTCTGGACGGCACGCAGCACATGATCGTCCACGCCAGCCTCAAGTCCTTTGGCACGCTGGACGGTGGAGCCAGGGCCCTGGTGGACACCATGCAGCGCCGCGCGGCCACGCTGGTTGCGCCGGCCTTTACCTACAACACCCTGCTGGGCCGGCCCGGCAGCGTGGTCCACTCGCGCTTTCACCGTGACTCGCGGGTCAGCCGCGACATCGGGCGGGTCTCGCAGGAACTCGTGGACCGCGCCGACGCCCTGCGCTCCTTTCATCCGACCCTGAGCTTCATTGCGCTGGGGGAGGAAGCCGCGCGCATCACCGCCGCGCAGTCGCTGTCCAGCCCGTACCAGCCCATTGGGGCTCTGTATGACCTGGACGGCTATGCCCTGCTCATGGGTGTGGACTTCGGCAGCAACACCAGCGTCCACTACGGTGAGCATCTGGCGGGCATGCCGCTGCTGACACGTTATGTCCCGCTGGACGGTCAGGTGTTGCCCACGGCCTTTCCCAACTGCTCGGCCGATTTTGACCGCCTGCTGCCCGAGCTGGAGTTTCTGGGGCGCTCGGTGCGGGTGGGGGGCTCCACCCTGCGGCTGTACCGCGTCCGGGATCTGGTGGACCGCACCGTAGACCTGCTGCGCCGCAACCCCGAGGCATTGCTGTGTCAGTTCCGGGGCTGCCGCTGTCAGGAGGTGCGCCAGATCGTCCGGCGCGACGGGCTGCGGCCCCGGACCCACACTGGCCTCCTGTGAGCTGTGAGCGCTCAGGGCTGAGGCCCCGCCTGACATTGCACCGAGGTCGGGGGCAAGAGGAACGGACCTGGCAGGCCGGGTTCAGGCCCGTTTTTCGCTGCTGTGGCCCGGCCTGATCCTCAGCTCCGGCCGGACATGGTGTGCGGCGTGGTTGGCAGCCACTGCCGCCTGGGCAAAGGCCAGCGAGATCAGCTTGAAGTCGGTGCTCGACTGAGCCATGTCCCCCACCGCATACACCCCCTCCAGCGCCGTGCGCCCACCGGGGCCGTCCGGTACGTAGTCCCCCTGCCAGTTCAGGGGCCAGCTCTGAACGGGGGAGAGGTCGGGCAGGTAACCGTTGAGCACGAGAATGGTGTCGGCCTCGACGTTCTGTTCGTGTCCGTCGACCTCCAACTCCGCGCCCCATTCGGTAAGTCGCCGCAGGGTGGCGGGGGCCCACACCGTCAGCTGTCCCTGTGTCTGCATACCTTCCAGCCGGGCCAGCGCGTCCGGGTCACCCCGGAACCCGGCGCGGCGGTGCGTCAGGGTGACCCGCGCTCCCGCCGCCGTGAGTTCCAGCGCGGCCCGCGTGGCCTGCGGCACGCCTCCCACGACCAGAACCCGTCGCCCGTGCAGCGTGTCGGGGTCGGGCAGGTCGGTGCGTACGTCCGGGTGAAGGTCAGCGCCTGGAACCCGCGCCTCACGGGGCCGCAGCGCTCCCAGGCCCGCCGCCAGAATCACCGCGCCCGCCGTGAACACCCCCGAGGTCGTGCCCACCTGCCAGCCGTCGCCCACACGCTCCAGCGTCCGGGCCAGGGTATGGACACGCAGGTCGACATCCAGCCCGTCCAGTTGCCGCTGCAGGTGCGTGACCACTTCCGCCGCCCGCGTGGCGGGCAGGCCGGGCACGTCGTAGACCCGCTTGTCGGGATACAGCGCGGCCAGTTGCCCGCCGATCTCCCCGCGCGCCTCCAGCACCCGGACCGACAGTCCGCGCCAGCCCGCATAGAAGGCGGCGTGCAACCCCGCCGGGCCACCGCCGATCACCAGAATGTCTGTATGTGGGGCCTGCATGACCTGAAGTATGGCAAGGTCACGGGCAGGCCGTCCTACCGGAGCGATTTCTGATTGAATTCCCAGCCTAGCCCTTGCGGTGGCCCAGCATCTCGTGTTTATGGACCACCTTGGCGCGCGGACGGCCCTGGGCCTGTCCCTGCGCCACCTCGTGGGCGTCCAGGGCCTGCCAGTCCTCGAAGGTGTACACATCCACGCCGCGTTCACGCAGCAGGGCGTCCACGGCGGTGCGTCCCGCTCCGCTTGCGGGAGTCAACTGCCCGGCCCCGGCGTCGGCGAGCAGATGGGCCACGGTGTCGGTGGCGTCCTTGCGGTTGGTGCCGATCACGCCGGTGGGACCGCGCTTGATCCAGCCGGAGGTGTACTCGCCGGATCGGCCCTCTACCCGGCCCTCAACGTTGGGAATCACCCCACCGCGCTCGTTGAAGGGCACGTCGGGCAGCGCCACTCCCCGGTAGCCCACCGAACGCAGCACCATCTGTACCGGCAGGGTTTCATATTCGCCGGTGCCCACGGCATTGCCCGAGGCGTCCAGCGTATTGCGCTCGACCCGCAGCCCCGCGACGTGGCCGTTTCCGTCGTCCAGAATCTCCACCGGCGAAACCAGGAACCGCAGATGAACATGCCTGGACTTGCCCTGTGCCTCGGGTGCACGGCCCGCGAAATCGCGCAGGACTTCCAGGTTCTTCTTCACCACATTGTCGCTGATACTGGCCTCGGCCGTCTCGTCCACGGCGACTTCCTGCGGTTTCACGACGGGGTCGGCATCGGCCAGTTCGCCGAACTCGCGAAGTTCCTTGGTCGTGAATTTGGCCTGCGCCGCGCCGCGCCGACCCAGAATCCACACGTCGCGCACCGGGCTGTGTTCCAGGGCGTCCAGCGCGTGCGGAGCGATGTCGGATGCCCGCAGTTCCTCCACCGTTTTCAGCAGGATGCGGCTCACGTCCAGCGCCACGTTGCCCACACCGATCACAGCCACTCCGTGGGCGCTGAGAACCAGTTCGCGGGCGGCGGCGTCGGGGTGGCCGTTGTACCACGCGACGAATTCGGTGGCGCTCATGCTGCCCTGCAGGTCCTCGCCGGGAATGCCCAGGCGGCGGTCGCTGCTTGCCCCCACGGTGTAGATCACGGCGTCGTAGTGGGCGCGGACGTCCCCGTGGGTCAGGTCGCGCCCGAACTCCACGTTGCCCAGAAAGCGCACGCGCGGATCGCTGAAGGTCTTCTCGAAGCCGCGCGTCACGCTCTTAATGGTCAGATGGTCGGGCGCAACGCCGTAACGGACCAGTCCGTAGGGGGTCGGCAGGCGGTCAAACACGTCGACCTCGACGGGCAATGCACCCTGCTTGATCAGAGCTTCGGCGGAGTACACGCCGCTGGGGCCGCTGCCGATCACGGCGACGCGCAGCGGACGTTCGGGAGTAAAGGTCTGGCTCATGGCCGGAAGTGTAGAGTCCGGCCGGCGCGAAAACCATGAAAAGGCTGAACGGAAGAGAAGAGCCCTCGCTGGAACTTCAGGCCAGGCAGCGGTTCCAGACGTCCGGCGTGGTCTGGAGGTTCGGGGCGCTTGTCATCAGCCTCGGGCCACAAGCGCTCCTGCTGTGAAAGGGAGCTCCATCACCAAAGAACCTGGCGTTCGCAAGGCTAATGTCCAGTAAATCAGGACGCAGCGGCGAACTGTCAGATTTCGGGGGGGCGGGTGCTTGCCAGCCGGGAACACGTCATGATAGCTTTACGTTTGGCTTGTATCAGGCCTGGAGGTTGCGTGGCGAGACGAAGAATGCCGGAACAGCGGGAAAAGAAGAAGAAGGAAGAGTCGGATACCGTACGGGCCGAAGGCGTCGTGGAAGAGGCGTTGCCCAACACGACCTTCCGGGTCAAACTCGATACGGGGCACGATATTCTGGCTTACATCAGCGGGAAGATGCGGATTCACTACATCCGTATCCTGCCAGGTGACCGCGTGGTTCTGGAAATCAGCCCGTACGACACGTCGCGCGGGCGCATCGTCTACCGCCGCTGAAAGGCGTCTGAGCAACACCACAGATTCCCCGCACTGCATACAGCGGGCAGGGGGTCGAGCGCTGCTGAGGGCGGGCCGTGAGACGGCCACGGCAAGAGGCGGCGCGAGGAGGAAGCATGAAAGTTCGCAGCAGTGTCAAGAGAATGTGCGACAACTGCAAGGTGATCCGCCGCCACGGGCGCGTACTGGTCATCTGCACCAACGTCAAGCACAAGCAGAGGCAGGGTTAATATGGCGCGTATTGCCGGCGTTGACCTGCCCCGCGAAAAGCGCATCGAGATTGCGCTGACCTACATCTACGGCATTGGCCTGACCCGCAGCAAGGAAATCCTGGAGCGCACCGGCATCAACCCCGACACGCGCGTCAAGAGCCTGAGCGAGGCCGACCAGTCCACCCTGCGTGAAGCCGTCGAGAAGACCTACAAGGTCGAGGGCGACCTGCGCAGTGAAGTGGGCCAGAACATCAAGCGTCTGATGGACATCGGCGCTTACCGTGGCCTGCGTCACCGCCGCGGCCTGCCCGTGCGCGGCCAGCGCACCAAGACCAACGCCCGGACCCGCAAGGGACCGCGCAAGACCGTCGCCGGCAAGAAAAAGGCCGCGAGGAAGTAAGCCATGGCGAAAAGCACCAAGGGCAAGACCCCGCGCCGCGCCCGGCGCAACATCAGTGCAGGCCGTGCTTACGTGCACGCCAGCTACAACAACACGATTGTCACCATCACCGACCTCGACGGCAACTCCGTCGCGTGGTCGAGTGGCGGCACCATCGGCTACAAAGGCAGCAAGAAGGGCACGCCCTACGCGGCCCAGCTGGCCGCCGCCGACGCCGTGAAGAAGGCCCAACAGACCTTCGGCATGAACATCGTTGACGTGATCGTGCGTGGCAGCGGCTCGGGCCGTGAACAGGCCATCCGCGCCATTCAGGCCAGCGGCATTGAAGTGAAGTCCATCATGGACGACACCCCCGTGCCTCACAACGGCTGCCGCCCCAAGAAGAAGTTCCGCGCTTAAGCGCGGGCTTTAGCGCCACTTCGCGCGCGCCCACCTGTCCCGCCGCCGCTGCCTCCTGTCTGGAGGCTGAAGCTGCAACCACCAGCAATGGCGGCGGGCTGCCAGAGGGCCGCAGACCCGGCTGACCCCATGAAGGGGGAGCGCCGTACCGAGGAGATCAAGAAATGGGTCGTTTCCGTGGATCGATTACCAAACAAAGTCGCCGTGAGGGCATCAACCTCGCGGAAACCGAGAAAGTCCAGAAGTACCTGGACAAGCGCCCCTATGCGCCCGGCCAGCACGGCCAGCGCCGTGGTCGCGGCCGTCCCAGCGACTACAGCGTCCGGTTGCGTGAAAAGCAGAAACTGGCCCGCCTGTACGGCATGGGCGAGAAGCAGTTCCGCAACCTGTTTACGGAAGCCTCCAACGTTCCCGGCGTGACCGGCACGGTGTTCCTGCAGCTCCTCGAGCGCCGCCTGGACAACGTCGTGTTCCGCATGGGCTTCGCCAGCACCCGCCGTCAGGCCCGCCAGTTCGTGGGCCACGGGCACATTCTCGTGAACGGCCAGAAAGTGGACGTGCCCAGCTACCGCGTCAAGGTCGGCGATGAAATTACCGTCGCCGAGGGCAGCCGCTCGATGGGCTTTATCCAGGAAAACATGGAAGCGCAAAAGCGCCGCCGCGTCAGCCCCTGGGTCGAGCTGAACCCCGAAACCTTCACCGGCACCTTCGCCCGCCTGCCCGCGCGCGAAGATCTGGCGCTGCCGATCAACGAGAACTTCATCATCGAGTATTACTCGCGCTAACGGAGGCCCCAGTGGATCAAAAGCGCCCTCAACTTAAAGCCCGCGTGGACGGCGATTACGGCGAGTTCGTCCTGGAACCGCTCACGCGCGGTTACGGCGTCACCATCGGGAACCCCATCCGGCGCATCCTGATGTCCTCGATCCCCGGTACTGCCGTTACCAGCGTGTACATCGAAGACGTGCTGCACGAGTTCTCGACCATTCCTGGAGTCAAGGAAGACGTTATCCAACTGATCCTGAACCTCAAGGAAATGGTTGTGAAGTTCCATGCTTCCGGCCCCAAGACCCTGACCCTGCGTGCGCAGGGCGAAGGGGTGGTCAAGGCCAGCGCCTTCGAGGTGCCCTCGGACGCCGAAATTGTCAACCCCGACCTGGTGATTGCCACCCTGGCCGAGGACGGCAAGCTGGTCATGGAAGTGCGCGTGGAAGAAGGCGAAGGCTACGTGCCCGCCGACAAGCACGCCACCAAGGACCGCATCAACTCCATTCCGGTGGACGCGGTGTTCTCGCCGGTGCGCCGCGTGGCCTACCACGTGGAAAACACCCGCGTGGGTCAGCAGACCGACCTGGACCGTCTGATCCTGCGCGTCTGGACCGACGGCTCCACCGGTCCTCAGGACACGCTGGACAAGGCCGTGGAAATTCTGCGTGACGAGCTGAACGTGTTTGGCAACGTCGAGAGCCTGCCCGCCGCGGCGCCTGAGTATCAGGCCCCGGTGTTCACGCCCGCGCCCAGCACGCCGCAACCCGGCGCGTATGACCTGCCCCCCACTCCCGCTGCGCTGAACCTGAATCCCGGCGATTACCCCGCCGAGATGGATTCGCCGCGCGTGACCCTGGAAGGCCTGGGTCTGACCACCCGCGTGCTGCATTCCCTCAAGGAAGAAGGCATCGACAGTGTGGACGCCCTGTGCGCCCTGTCCGACCGCGACCTGAAAAAGGTGCCCGGCATCGGCGAGCGCAGCCTGGATGAGATCAAGCAGCAACTGGCCCAGTTTGGGCTGGCGCTGCGCGACTAAGCCACTTTCCGGCCCCCGTTTTTCAAAGGGGCCGCGTTTTCAAGGAGAATCCTCATGCGTCACGGTAAAGCCGGTCGCAAGCTCAACCGCAACAGCAGCGCCCGCACCGCCCTGGCCCGTGCCCAGGCGACGGCGCTGCTGCGCGAGGGCCGCATCCAGACGACCCTCACGAAGGCCAAAGAGCTGCGTCCTTACGTCGAGAAACTGATCACCACCGCCAAGGGCGGCGACCTGCACGCCCGCCGTCTGGTGGCCCGCGACATCCACGACAACGACGTTGTCCGCAAGATGATGGATGAAGTGGCCCCCAAGTACGCCGAGCGTCCCGGCGGCTACACCCGCATCCTGCGCATCGGCACCCGCCGCGGCGACGGTGTGACGATGGCCCTGATCGAACTGGTCTGATCTCAGACCTGTTGTGAAAACCCCCCGCCCTGTGCGGGGGTTTTGCTTTTGGAGCGGGTGGGGTCGCTGTCGGGCAGACCCAGGAGATGTCTAAGCTCACGGTCGCTCTGCTGTCCCTGCTACCCTGCCCCCATGACCCCCACCCTGATCATCGTGCCCGGCCTGGGCGACAGCGGCCCGCAGCACTGGCAGACGCTGTGGCAGCACAAATTCGGCGCGGCGCGTGTGCGGCAGGATGACCCGGACCGGCCCGAGGTCGCGGCGTGGTCCGACCGCCTACAAACCGTGGTGGAGGCGACTCCCGGCGACCTGGTGCTCGTGGGGCATTCCTGCGGCGTGCTGAACATCGTTCACTGGGCGGCGCGGACCGGCGGACATGAACGGGTGCGTGGAGCGCTGCTCGTGTCCCCGACCGACCCGGAGCAGCCCGACATGCCTCAGCTGGCCCCGGCGGTGTGCGCGCTGGCTCCAGTGCCCCTGCGCCCGCTGCCCTTTCCGGCGCTGGTGGTTGCCAGCGAGAATGATCCCTACGCCCGCTACGAACGGGCCGAGACTTTCGCCGCTGCCTGGGAAGCCGAACTCGTCTCGGCCGGCGAGGTCGGGCACATCAATATTGCCAGCGGACACGGCGACTGGCCCGACGGTGAGGTGCTGCTGGGTGAGGCCCTGCACGCCTGGACCCCCCCGGACATCGTGCGCTTCTAGCACGACCTACAGGAAGGGCCACCCACGTCCAATCGGGTGGCCCAAACTGAATGGGGAAGAGGGGAGCTTTAGTTGGCGCTGACGGCGCTGCCGTTATCGGCGGCGGACGCCGCGCCGGCGTACTTGTCGAGCAGGGTTTCAAAGGCACGCTTGGGCTGTGCGCCCACCACGCCCTCTACCGGCTGGCCGTCCTTGAACAGGATCAGCGTGGGAATGCTCATCACGCGGTACTGGCCCTGCGTCACGGGGTTCTCGTCTACGTTGACCTTGCCGATCTTGACGCGGCCCTCGTACTGTCCGGCGAGTTCCTCGATCACGGGCGCAATGATGCGGCAGGGTCCGCACCACGGAGCCCAGAAGTCCACCAGCGTCAGGCCGGTGCTGATCTCGTCGTTAAAGTTGGTGTCGGTCAGTTCCAGAGGCTTCATGTCCAGAACTATACGCCTCGTCCCGCCGGGGGTAGATATGCCGCGCATGGGCAGGGGCTAACGCGTCATTCATTCGTGGTGGCCTGCGTTTCAATCGTGTGGCCGCAGTGTGGGAGTAGGGTGGGGGCATGGGTCTAGGCGGCGCAGATCAGCGGTTTTCAGAGGAATTTGAGGAGGGGGTGCGCCGGTTTGGCGCCGGACAGTGGTGGGAAGCCCACGAGGCCTGGGAGGACCCGTGGAGGACGGCGCACGGGCAGGAGCGTGACTTTCTTCAGGCCCTGATCCTGCTCGCGGCGGCGCTGCACAAACGCTGGCACCACGGCAGCCTGACGCACCGCAACTTCTACAAGGCCGAGGTGTATCTGGACCGCCTGCCCGCCGAGTACGCGGGGGTAGACCTCGCCCGGCTGCGGGCCGAGGTGTGGAGTGCGCTGCACGATGCGGCGCAGCGTCCCCAGGTGCGGCCCGCCTCCCCCCCCGCG encodes the following:
- a CDS encoding AAC(3) family N-acetyltransferase, with translation MLNLLRKPAVTSAELEGGLAQLGLDGTQHMIVHASLKSFGTLDGGARALVDTMQRRAATLVAPAFTYNTLLGRPGSVVHSRFHRDSRVSRDIGRVSQELVDRADALRSFHPTLSFIALGEEAARITAAQSLSSPYQPIGALYDLDGYALLMGVDFGSNTSVHYGEHLAGMPLLTRYVPLDGQVLPTAFPNCSADFDRLLPELEFLGRSVRVGGSTLRLYRVRDLVDRTVDLLRRNPEALLCQFRGCRCQEVRQIVRRDGLRPRTHTGLL
- a CDS encoding NAD(P)/FAD-dependent oxidoreductase, with the protein product MQAPHTDILVIGGGPAGLHAAFYAGWRGLSVRVLEARGEIGGQLAALYPDKRVYDVPGLPATRAAEVVTHLQRQLDGLDVDLRVHTLARTLERVGDGWQVGTTSGVFTAGAVILAAGLGALRPREARVPGADLHPDVRTDLPDPDTLHGRRVLVVGGVPQATRAALELTAAGARVTLTHRRAGFRGDPDALARLEGMQTQGQLTVWAPATLRRLTEWGAELEVDGHEQNVEADTILVLNGYLPDLSPVQSWPLNWQGDYVPDGPGGRTALEGVYAVGDMAQSSTDFKLISLAFAQAAVAANHAAHHVRPELRIRPGHSSEKRA
- a CDS encoding FAD-dependent oxidoreductase, which encodes MSQTFTPERPLRVAVIGSGPSGVYSAEALIKQGALPVEVDVFDRLPTPYGLVRYGVAPDHLTIKSVTRGFEKTFSDPRVRFLGNVEFGRDLTHGDVRAHYDAVIYTVGASSDRRLGIPGEDLQGSMSATEFVAWYNGHPDAAARELVLSAHGVAVIGVGNVALDVSRILLKTVEELRASDIAPHALDALEHSPVRDVWILGRRGAAQAKFTTKELREFGELADADPVVKPQEVAVDETAEASISDNVVKKNLEVLRDFAGRAPEAQGKSRHVHLRFLVSPVEILDDGNGHVAGLRVERNTLDASGNAVGTGEYETLPVQMVLRSVGYRGVALPDVPFNERGGVIPNVEGRVEGRSGEYTSGWIKRGPTGVIGTNRKDATDTVAHLLADAGAGQLTPASGAGRTAVDALLRERGVDVYTFEDWQALDAHEVAQGQAQGRPRAKVVHKHEMLGHRKG
- the infA gene encoding translation initiation factor IF-1, with the protein product MPEQREKKKKEESDTVRAEGVVEEALPNTTFRVKLDTGHDILAYISGKMRIHYIRILPGDRVVLEISPYDTSRGRIVYRR
- the rpmJ gene encoding 50S ribosomal protein L36; this translates as MKVRSSVKRMCDNCKVIRRHGRVLVICTNVKHKQRQG
- the rpsM gene encoding 30S ribosomal protein S13, giving the protein MARIAGVDLPREKRIEIALTYIYGIGLTRSKEILERTGINPDTRVKSLSEADQSTLREAVEKTYKVEGDLRSEVGQNIKRLMDIGAYRGLRHRRGLPVRGQRTKTNARTRKGPRKTVAGKKKAARK
- the rpsK gene encoding 30S ribosomal protein S11 — its product is MAKSTKGKTPRRARRNISAGRAYVHASYNNTIVTITDLDGNSVAWSSGGTIGYKGSKKGTPYAAQLAAADAVKKAQQTFGMNIVDVIVRGSGSGREQAIRAIQASGIEVKSIMDDTPVPHNGCRPKKKFRA
- the rpsD gene encoding 30S ribosomal protein S4 gives rise to the protein MGRFRGSITKQSRREGINLAETEKVQKYLDKRPYAPGQHGQRRGRGRPSDYSVRLREKQKLARLYGMGEKQFRNLFTEASNVPGVTGTVFLQLLERRLDNVVFRMGFASTRRQARQFVGHGHILVNGQKVDVPSYRVKVGDEITVAEGSRSMGFIQENMEAQKRRRVSPWVELNPETFTGTFARLPAREDLALPINENFIIEYYSR
- a CDS encoding DNA-directed RNA polymerase subunit alpha yields the protein MDQKRPQLKARVDGDYGEFVLEPLTRGYGVTIGNPIRRILMSSIPGTAVTSVYIEDVLHEFSTIPGVKEDVIQLILNLKEMVVKFHASGPKTLTLRAQGEGVVKASAFEVPSDAEIVNPDLVIATLAEDGKLVMEVRVEEGEGYVPADKHATKDRINSIPVDAVFSPVRRVAYHVENTRVGQQTDLDRLILRVWTDGSTGPQDTLDKAVEILRDELNVFGNVESLPAAAPEYQAPVFTPAPSTPQPGAYDLPPTPAALNLNPGDYPAEMDSPRVTLEGLGLTTRVLHSLKEEGIDSVDALCALSDRDLKKVPGIGERSLDEIKQQLAQFGLALRD
- the rplQ gene encoding 50S ribosomal protein L17, which codes for MRHGKAGRKLNRNSSARTALARAQATALLREGRIQTTLTKAKELRPYVEKLITTAKGGDLHARRLVARDIHDNDVVRKMMDEVAPKYAERPGGYTRILRIGTRRGDGVTMALIELV
- a CDS encoding RBBP9/YdeN family alpha/beta hydrolase, which translates into the protein MTPTLIIVPGLGDSGPQHWQTLWQHKFGAARVRQDDPDRPEVAAWSDRLQTVVEATPGDLVLVGHSCGVLNIVHWAARTGGHERVRGALLVSPTDPEQPDMPQLAPAVCALAPVPLRPLPFPALVVASENDPYARYERAETFAAAWEAELVSAGEVGHINIASGHGDWPDGEVLLGEALHAWTPPDIVRF
- the trxA gene encoding thioredoxin; the encoded protein is MKPLELTDTNFNDEISTGLTLVDFWAPWCGPCRIIAPVIEELAGQYEGRVKIGKVNVDENPVTQGQYRVMSIPTLILFKDGQPVEGVVGAQPKRAFETLLDKYAGAASAADNGSAVSAN
- a CDS encoding DUF309 domain-containing protein — its product is MGLGGADQRFSEEFEEGVRRFGAGQWWEAHEAWEDPWRTAHGQERDFLQALILLAAALHKRWHHGSLTHRNFYKAEVYLDRLPAEYAGVDLARLRAEVWSALHDAAQRPQVRPASPPA